A region of Coccinella septempunctata chromosome 5, icCocSept1.1, whole genome shotgun sequence DNA encodes the following proteins:
- the LOC123313078 gene encoding uncharacterized protein LOC123313078, with the protein MASNNLNVTFNNSILRHNHYPKYLGITLDRTPSFNKHLTNLAAKLRTRNNILYKLAGSTWGADASTLRTSALSLVFSTAEYCASVWLNSPYVSKVDTVLNQTMRIISGSVKSTPIEWLPVLCHIEPPKIRRQQILVREFKKVSENLDLPIHQDIIRFNRLKSRNPTVKTAQQLVTNNFNGYEEWIASWQSRADPAWHPLLDPKNPPQGFNLPRKIWVRLNRIRTGHGRSGSALFKWGMRMSPECDCGAASQTMHHIAYECPTRRFSGTTSDFLHATARSIQWLNQLDIEL; encoded by the coding sequence ATGGCATCGAACAATCTAAATGTCACTTTCAACAATAGTATTTTACGCCACAACCACTATCCCAAGTACCTAGGTATTACATTGGATCGCACCCCTTCTTTCAACAAACATTTAACAAACTTGGCAGCGAAGTTGAGAACTCGCAACAATATTCTATACAAACTGGCGGGGTCGACCTGGGGAGCTGATGCCTCCACACTACGCACGTCCGCACTCAGCCTGGTCTTTTCTACGGCCGAATATTGCGCATCGGTTTGGCTAAACAGCCCTTACGTTAGTAAAGTGGATACCGTTCTCAATCAAACAATGAGAATTATTTCGGGATCTGTTAAGTCCACACCTATCGAATGGCTACCCGTATTGTGTCATATCGAACCACCGAAAATCCGTAGACAGCAGATATTGGTTCGTGAGTTTAAAAAGGTCAGCGAAAACCTAGACCTACCGATCCATCAAGACATCATAAGATTCAACCGACTAAAATCAAGAAATCCAACTGTAAAAACAGCCCAACAGCTTGTAACCAACAACTTTAATGGATATGAAGAGTGGATAGCAAGCTGGCAGAGCAGAGCTGATCCAGCCTGGCACCCCTTACTAGATCCAAAAAATCCACCACAGGGTTTCAATCTGCCCCGTAAAATTTGGGTTCGATTAAACAGGATCCGGACTGGCCATGGAAGAAGTGGATCGGCCTTGTTCAAATGGGGGATGAGAATGAGTCCGGAATGCGATTGCGGTGCTGCTTCTCAAACAATGCATCACATTGCCTATGAATGTCCGACTAGGAGATTTTCTGGCACAACTTCTGACTTTTTGCATGCAACAGCGCGGTCCATCCAATGGCTTAACCAACTAGATATCGAGCTGTGA